One window from the genome of Streptomyces sp. NBC_00287 encodes:
- a CDS encoding MarR family winged helix-turn-helix transcriptional regulator, translated as MPTPPSAPVARSQVTEIEQALTRITYLAGRARQHERLMGVAGLSLDRAAAAILRHVAESEPLRPGVLAVRLSVEASHVTRQLRQLESSGFVKRVPDPDDRRAQRVQITESGLAAVDRMREASRRGMEIALADWSEEELQQLATLFHRLVADFVRHTEAAVDGPPSA; from the coding sequence ATGCCCACACCGCCGTCCGCACCGGTCGCCCGGTCGCAAGTGACCGAGATCGAGCAGGCCCTCACGCGCATCACCTATCTCGCGGGCCGGGCTCGCCAGCACGAGAGACTGATGGGAGTGGCTGGGCTGTCGCTCGATCGGGCCGCCGCCGCGATTCTTCGGCACGTTGCCGAGAGTGAGCCGCTCCGGCCCGGCGTATTGGCCGTCCGGCTTTCCGTGGAGGCTTCGCACGTCACGCGGCAGCTCCGGCAGTTGGAGAGTTCCGGCTTCGTCAAGCGTGTGCCCGACCCGGACGATCGCCGAGCCCAGCGCGTACAGATCACTGAATCCGGCCTGGCCGCGGTCGACCGCATGCGGGAGGCAAGCCGCCGGGGCATGGAAATTGCGCTGGCGGACTGGTCGGAGGAAGAACTGCAGCAGCTCGCCACGCTGTTCCACCGACTGGTTGCCGACTTCGTCAGGCATACCGAGGCCGCCGTCGACGGGCCGCCCTCCGCCTGA